The nucleotide sequence ATAAGGGTGATCTTCAGCACTGTGGTCCAGCGGATATTATCTTGGAGAGGATGGCAACAGTTCTTGTTTGAAAGCTATGCAGGTTGTACTATAAAGATCGTCAGGGTTAAGAAGAAACGTAGTACGATACCTGAGTAGTGCAGAGAAGGTGGGTGATCGAATCGACCTGGCTgcagcagcaatggctgccattgCCGTCTTCTCCCTGCTGTTGCTCCTCTCTTCTGCTCCTGCTGTTCTTGGCTTCACGAGGAGCGACTTCCCGCCGGAGTTCGTCTTCGGAGCCGCCACCTCCGCATACCAGGTAACGAATGATACAGATTAGTACCGGCTTGAACTGGAATTTGTTTTCTTGCACATATTTTATACGAACGGTTATGGACCCTGCTTCTCATGTAAACaaaggaaacgaaaaaaaacagTTGTTCATTGGGGTCCACTGGCTCTAACAGGGAAGCCTAACAAGATAACAACCACACAAACATAATTTTTTTTCCTTGCTCATTTTAGTTAGTATGTGCGACAATGATGTTTGTATGATATTCGTATGTGCGACAATGATCTTCATTTCGAAAATTGATTTTATGTTCATATGTGCAGCAAAACACTAAGAAATAACTCAATATAATTTCATAAGAACCGAATTATAGGGGCAATACAGACTTATCACCGAGTATATCAGAAATTAAGGTAAAGCGATAGAAACTGAAAAGAACAGGATGGCTTATTCTAAAGCGCTTATTTTCACGGCAATTTTTCTTCTTCTAGAATACGCATAAGCATGTTTTCCACTGCAGCTTATGTATAAGTCACAACTCAGAAGAACTACGCCTTAGCAAGTTTATGAAAACAACACCGTTAGTTGAAAACCCGTAATCTACACATTAGACAATCACGGAGTTGAGTGATAAATCCGCCACTGCTAAGCGGGGTTGAAACGGTTCGCTTTCTCCTCGTTCTCGAACCTTCAAGCGCCTCCCCCGATTCCCTAGTAGAGAGAGTGAAAAACCAATCTTACAGCTAATCTACATATCTGTCATAGCTTGGTGATTTTGCAGCTCACCTTATAGCTAGCTACTGCCTTTAGTAGTAGGAATATGATTAGACACTTATAAGCACAAATTATGCTGACACAGTAACACCCGACCAGGCACCACCCCGTCCCTGTCTCGCCCGTCTGGTTCAACCGTTCGGTGTTAATGGACCAGCCTCGTGACACACGTGGTTTGTTCATTCGTTGCTCTCAAAAAAGAAATGACCCATCGGCCATCACTGTTTCATCATGCATGATGAGCAAGGCCGCCCTATAAGCTGCCATGGCCACGAAAGCACATACCATCAGTACAGCCCGCTttcatggccttcttcttcttccagtTCCTCCTGCTCCTGCTTCTAGCCGCCGCCCATGGCGCGGCCCCTGTTCTTGGCTTCACGAGGAGCGACTTCCCGCCGGAATTCGTCTTCGGGGCCGCCACCTCGGCATACCAGGTAAGGTAACGGACGACCCAGATTAGTTGGGGCTCGAACTGAATTTTGTTTTCTTGCGCATATTTTAGTCGTATAAGGCTCTGGGCCCTGCTTCTCATCTGAACAGAGCAAACAAACCAACGAAAGCAAGTGTTCGCTAGGATCCAATCCACCAGCTCTCACAGCGAAGCCTAACAAGTCAACAACCACACAAGTAGATTATCATTTCCTGCTTGTTTTAGTTAGTTTTATGTGGCTCTGGTTATTTATTTTTCAACTCGAATGTGTGGCTCTGGTTTACCTCTTGCGCATTTTAGCTGGCCTCTCTTGCTCTGCTTCTCTGGTTaatttgctctgtttttcttttatgcAGTATGAGGGTGCCGTGGCTGAGGATGGCAGGAGCCCAAGCGTCTGGGACACCTTCACACAAGCAGGTAACAcactaattaacctgttagttctGCCTAAAAAAAGCCTTATTGTCGGTATCTGACCAAATTCAGGGTCCTGGTAAAACTTTGTTTGACAATATTCTCCTGCTGATGACAGGGAAAATGTCGGATAAAAGCACAGGCGATGTCGCTGCTGATGGGTACCACAAGTACAAGGTAATCATGGTTAAATTTACCTGGTGTGACTTGAATTCCTTTCCCTATTAATTTTATCTTACAGAATCCCACAAGAAAAATTATATCAGAAAAACAAACATATTATACTCTGTTTTGTTGTGGTTGAAGTTTCTCAATATTCCATAGACGGAGAGGATTAGGTTGTTGTACACTAATAATGACATCACCTGATGTTTCAGGATGATATCAAGCTCATGGTTGACACTAACCTAGAGGCTTACAGATTCTCTATCTCCTGGTCAAGGCTTATACCAAGTATGAAAGCATTCCACAATATTTCTGTCGCAGTACTCAGGAAATTTACATAAATGTTTCATCTTTGATTTCAAAATTGACAATTACAGATGGGAGGGGGACTGTCAACCCAAAAGGTTTGGAGTACTACAACAACCTTATAAATGAGCTAGTGCAACATGGTACGGTTATTTGTACTAAACTGTATAAATTATCATGCACTGACACAAAAAACCATCTTTCAACTATATCGTATATGCACAACAATGACAAATCTATCATAGTTGACAATTTCTTTATTGTTCTTCTTCATTATCTCGAGTTCTGAATCTGTGTGGCCTTCACGATTCTTTAGGGATTCAAGTCCATGTTATGCTTTCCCATCTCGATTTCCCGCAAGTTTTGGACGATGAGTATGGCGGATGGTTAAGCCCTAAAATTGTGTAAGGTCCCAAAACTTTCCATTTGTAACGGCGAATTGCTCAAAAGCTAAAAATAATAAGCCTTTTTTTAATAGATAATGGAGGTGGCTTATGCAAAGTGCCTTGACAATGTTTAGTTGATTTCTACTTTCCTTTTCCTAACCAGTGGCATTGAAAAATGCAGGGAGGATTTCACAGCATTTGCGGAAGTGTGCTTTAGGGAGTTTGGAGACAGGGTTTCATACTGGACAACGATAGATGAACCTAATGTCAGCGCACTAGGATCTTACGACAATGCACTATTTGCCCCGGGACGTTGCTCCAACCCATTTGGAATAACAAATTGTACAGTGGGAAACTCAACTGTGGAACCATACATAGCAGCTCATAACATGATACTGGCTCATGCATCAACTACCAGACTTTACGGAGAAAAATATCGAGTGAGTCATCTTGTGTCCAAAACTAAAAGTGAAGCCTTTTTCCGACATGTTTACTCTGTTTTCTTTAAGGAATAAACTATTAACCTTTCTGTTTTAATCTAAGATTCATTAATCATTATCTGGTTAATATTTGTGAAGAAAGTACTGGTTCACTATACACAGTTTTCAGTGTCTCCATGATTACAATTTGTGTGTGCAAGATTATTATGTTCTAGGCAGTTTCGACACATTAATCTCATGGACAATAAAAAGACTGCTCTTTTAATTCTGTTTCTTGATGTATTTTCACATGCTAACTTTTATGTGTACATAAAAATACTCTTGCAAGTAGGCTGCCCAAAAGGGAGGTGTTGGCATAAATGTTTACTCTTCTTGGAGTTATCCTATGACGAACTCTGATGTGGATGTGGAAGCAGCTAAAAGATACTTAGACTTCGTGTTCGGATGGTAACATTATTTGGACTCTTATGTTTATTTCCATGTTCTAGAGAGTTCACAATAAGTATGCAGCTAACCAACTTGTGATGCTTTTCTAGGATACTAGAGCCCTTGGTGTCTGGAGATTACCCAGATGTGATGAGGAAAAATGTTGGGTCTCGACTTCCATCGTTCACAAAGTCCCAGTCTCAAGTTGTCAAGGGAGCTGTTGATTTCATAGGAATAAACCACTACTATTCCATGTATGTTAATGACCGTCCTTTAGACAAAGGCACTCGTGACTATTCAGCAGACATGTCTCTTTACCAAAGAGGTAAAAAATATATGCATTCTTCATTAATTGTAGTCAGAAGGAGTGGGCAATGCAATTCATTTATCTCGTATAATATAATGATGAATGTGCTTTTTTTCTAAAAAGCACACTATTTATGTATATATTGACCCAAATAATTTGTTGCCACTCCCGAAAATACACACGAATTTGAGTAACCCATTGGCCGAGTGCTAACATAATATTTGTTATTGTGATGCAGCTTCTAAAACAATCCCAGGAAGTAGCAAGGTAATATTTTCAACAATGCTTGTTAGAGAAACCACTAGCCTGAACTATTTTTAGACATGATTTCTTCATATTACAACTAATCTAACAAGATACTAAAAATATATAACTACACTTAGAGCTCAAATTATTTAGCAAGATATTGTCCACCTTATGAGTTGTTATAAATATATACAATATTCTCTTTTGATTGCAGAATGTCCCAGCATCTTCTCAAAGTGACCCGGAAGGATTGCAATATGTGCTGCAGTACCTTACGAAAGCCTATGGGAACCTTCCTATCTATGTGCAAGAGAATGGCAAGTCGATCTAGTCTGGTTGCAACGATCTCCAATTTTCTGTTCTACAGATCTAGATAAAATTTATGTCATAGTGTTCATGCAGACATCACAGCTTCTAATTCATTCTAATTTCACTAATATATTCTGCCTTGCCATTCATCTCCGCAGGTGTTGCATCTAATGACACTCTCGATGACACCGAAAGGATCGAATACTTGAAGAGCTACATGGGTAGCACACTGAAGGCAGTAAGGTCAGCCATTAAACAAAAGTCACCAAGAATGTAGTTCAAGTCAACAGCACTGCCTTTCCGCAAAATGTCCAGGATTCAGACATTTTTATCCTGACGTAGTTTTGCCCTTCAGGAATGGAGCAAACGTAAAAGGCTACTTTGTCTGGTCCTTCCTAGACGTCTTCGAGTTCTTTGCAGGGGCCAAGTCACGGTACGGCCTGTACCGTGTCGATTTTAACGATGAGGCGCTGCCACGACAAGCGAAGCTCTCTGCTCGATGGTACTCTGGCTTCCTGAAGAACAATGACACCTATGTTCGGAACGAGCTCGAAAGTACAGGATCGCATGCTCTGCAATGAGCCGTAAAACAGATGGTGGAAATGTCGAGTCATCCTATGTAAATAAACGTTTCATGTAAATATAGTGGTTTATTACATATACATCATGTAGTACCTTATGTACCTACAAGAGTGGTTGGCAGTGCCCTACGCATGGCCATGTCTCATGATGGAGGTTTAGGTGTGTTGTAACAGGTTTTGCTCGGTTTTTCCGCTAATTAACCGGACAATACTCTTCAGCTTCTATCAATAGATTGAGAGGTGGTGCAAAACCCGCAGCGATCAGCGGCGGCCATACATGCACTGGTGCTGAATTTTACTCGAGTGGCTGGGAAGGGAACT is from Triticum aestivum cultivar Chinese Spring chromosome 3A, IWGSC CS RefSeq v2.1, whole genome shotgun sequence and encodes:
- the LOC123063233 gene encoding beta-glucosidase 5 isoform X2, which gives rise to MAAIAVFSLLLLLSSAPAVLGFTRSDFPPEFVFGAATSAYQYEGAVAEDGRSPSVWDTFTQAGKMSDKSTGDVAADGYHKYKDDIKLMVDTNLEAYRFSISWSRLIPNGRGTVNPKGLEYYNNLINELVQHGIQVHVMLSHLDFPQVLDDEYGGWLSPKIVEDFTAFAEVCFREFGDRVSYWTTIDEPNVSALGSYDNALFAPGRCSNPFGITNCTVGNSTVEPYIAAHNMILAHASTTRLYGEKYRAAQKGGVGINVYSSWSYPMTNSDVDVEAAKRYLDFVFGWILEPLVSGDYPDVMRKNVGSRLPSFTKSQSQVVKGAVDFIGINHYYSMYVNDRPLDKGTRDYSADMSLYQRASKTIPGSSKNVPASSQSDPEGLQYVLQYLTKAYGNLPIYVQENGVASNDTLDDTERIEYLKSYMGSTLKAVRNGANVKGYFVWSFLDVFEFFAGAKSRYGLYRVDFNDEALPRQAKLSARWYSGFLKNNDTYVRNELESTGSHALQ
- the LOC123063233 gene encoding beta-glucosidase 5 isoform X1; the protein is MAFFFFQFLLLLLLAAAHGAAPVLGFTRSDFPPEFVFGAATSAYQYEGAVAEDGRSPSVWDTFTQAGKMSDKSTGDVAADGYHKYKDDIKLMVDTNLEAYRFSISWSRLIPNGRGTVNPKGLEYYNNLINELVQHGIQVHVMLSHLDFPQVLDDEYGGWLSPKIVEDFTAFAEVCFREFGDRVSYWTTIDEPNVSALGSYDNALFAPGRCSNPFGITNCTVGNSTVEPYIAAHNMILAHASTTRLYGEKYRAAQKGGVGINVYSSWSYPMTNSDVDVEAAKRYLDFVFGWILEPLVSGDYPDVMRKNVGSRLPSFTKSQSQVVKGAVDFIGINHYYSMYVNDRPLDKGTRDYSADMSLYQRASKTIPGSSKNVPASSQSDPEGLQYVLQYLTKAYGNLPIYVQENGVASNDTLDDTERIEYLKSYMGSTLKAVRNGANVKGYFVWSFLDVFEFFAGAKSRYGLYRVDFNDEALPRQAKLSARWYSGFLKNNDTYVRNELESTGSHALQ